The segment ATCGGTACCTACCGGTTCTTTTGGAAATTATACCAAAAAATACCATTATCTTGGAGAAAAGAACCGTCATGGACAGTATTTTTTAATCCGAAATTGTTTCTTTGAGCCTTCCCTCTCCTCGTCCTCTGATCCTGTAGGAGATTGCATTGACCGGATCAGGATCGCATTTCGATGGAAAAAGCCTGCAATAATCTGCACTCACAGGATTAATTTCATCGGATCACTTGATGAACAAAACAGAACCAGAAATCTTGCAAGGCTCAATGAACTGTTTAAAAGAATACTCATGCTATGGCCTGATGCGGAATTTATCACATCGGATACATTGGGTGATATGATTGCTGAATCAAAACACTAATTAGAGAAAGTTTTATGGTACCAGGCTCTGAAATCAAAGTACTGATAACCGGAGATTTATGTCCGTTAAACCGGATAGAGGATTTAGCATTACAGAATAATTTCCAGGCTATTTTCAATGATTATATTGATGTGTTCAGAAATAATGATCTGAATGTAACTGATCTGGAATGCCCTTTGACGTTAATTAAGGAAGGAAGATTAAAAACCGGACCACACCAGAAAGCAAATCCGCGATGTATTGAAATATTGAAATACGCCGGTATTAATTTAGCTGCACTGGCCAATAACCATATTATGGACTATGGTTCAAAAGGAGCGGAAGAAACCATGAACCTTTGTCATAACAATGGAATAGCTACAACAGGAGTGGGAGAAAATATTGCTGAAGCACGAAAAGCATATGAAATTACTATCAGGAATAAGAAATTAAGCATATTAAATATTGCGGATAACGAATTTCTCACAGCCACTGATGGCAGCTACCAGGCAAACCCAATAGTTTTACCAACCATATATTATGATATTGTAAATGCAAAATCAGCCAGCGATTATGTTATATTGATAATTCATGCAGGAAATGAATTCTACGAATTGCCGTCACCCAGAACAAAAGAATTATACCGGTTTTTGATAGATTCTGGCGCCGACGCCATTATTTCAAATCATACTCACTGTTTTAGCGGATACGAGATCTATAAAGGAAAGCCCGTTTTTTATGGTCTAGGCAATTTTATTTATGATTGGCCAGGGAAACAAAATACCGACTGGAACAAAGGCTATGCAGTTAAACTTCTGCTCTCCGATTCGATAAGCTTCGAATTATTTCCTCTTAAGCAGGGGAATGAGATCCCGGGGGTGTTTCATTTAAATGACCAGGAAAAAAGCGCATTTTTAGAAGTTTTGGAATACAGAAACAGCATTATCGCTAATGATTCAAAACTCTCATCAGCTTTTTCAGAGTATATTCATAAAGTCACCCCTATGTACGATTCGTTTATAGAACCATATTTTGGAAAAATATATAATGCGCTTCGCCAGCGGCATTTTATTCCTAACCTCCTCAATAAAAGAAA is part of the Bacteroidales bacterium genome and harbors:
- a CDS encoding CapA family protein, which gives rise to MVPGSEIKVLITGDLCPLNRIEDLALQNNFQAIFNDYIDVFRNNDLNVTDLECPLTLIKEGRLKTGPHQKANPRCIEILKYAGINLAALANNHIMDYGSKGAEETMNLCHNNGIATTGVGENIAEARKAYEITIRNKKLSILNIADNEFLTATDGSYQANPIVLPTIYYDIVNAKSASDYVILIIHAGNEFYELPSPRTKELYRFLIDSGADAIISNHTHCFSGYEIYKGKPVFYGLGNFIYDWPGKQNTDWNKGYAVKLLLSDSISFELFPLKQGNEIPGVFHLNDQEKSAFLEVLEYRNSIIANDSKLSSAFSEYIHKVTPMYDSFIEPYFGKIYNALRQRHFIPNLLNKRKRLLLLNLTRCEAHRDVLLKILSRDL